Proteins encoded together in one Desulfobulbaceae bacterium DB1 window:
- a CDS encoding chemotaxis protein CheA, giving the protein MDQHIATYREEATELLAELETSLLDLEETPDDGDLINRVFRAMHTIKGSGAMFGFDEIAAFTHEVETVFDLVRNGKLLVTKELLDLTLQARDHISALLDASAGLGEVNRQEGDAIVARLRRLLPQADAPAKKDAAAPVAPGKEPEEKNTWRIRFRPNRELLLSGSNPISLLNELRALGACHVVAQLGDVPVLDGLISEHCYIYWDIILTGDRGEDAIRDVFIFVEDDCEIKIEQIDGGDFADQDQSYKRLGEILVERGDLQPGEAEKILRQQKRLGELLVDQGVVAPEKVESALVEQQQVKAARQERAAGDAAASIRVPAERLDQLVNLVGEMVTVQAHLTQVANVLKDATFIAIAEEVERLTNELRDTALNIRMLPIGSTFSKFKRLVRDLSGELGKEIEMETFGAETELDKTVIEKLNDPLVHIIRNSIDHGIEMPADRLAAGKPSSGTVSLGAEHSGDSVLITIRDDGKGLDPEIIRAKAVEKGLIAAHAELTDKEIFAQIFAPGFSTADKVTSVSGRGVGMDVVKRGIEGLRGSISVDSLLGTGTTITLKIPLTLAIIESLLVKIGDSHFVLPLAAVEECVELSREDVAAGHGRNLARVRGNLTPYICLRDQFTVAGERPEIEQVVIVSVHGTRVGFVVDFVVGEHQTVIKPLGRFYQHVKGISGATILGDGSVALILDPGVLARDAENIEHDQI; this is encoded by the coding sequence ATGGATCAACATATCGCAACCTACCGGGAAGAAGCCACCGAACTGCTGGCCGAGCTGGAAACATCATTGCTTGATCTGGAGGAAACCCCGGATGACGGCGACCTGATCAACCGGGTTTTCCGGGCCATGCATACCATCAAGGGCTCCGGCGCCATGTTCGGTTTTGATGAAATAGCCGCCTTCACCCACGAGGTGGAGACGGTGTTTGACCTGGTCCGCAACGGCAAACTTTTGGTGACGAAAGAGCTGCTTGACCTGACGCTGCAGGCCCGCGATCATATCTCGGCCCTGCTCGACGCCTCGGCGGGTCTCGGCGAGGTAAACCGGCAGGAGGGCGACGCCATTGTCGCGCGCCTCCGCCGGCTTCTGCCGCAAGCCGACGCGCCCGCGAAAAAAGATGCCGCTGCCCCAGTCGCGCCTGGGAAGGAGCCGGAGGAAAAGAATACCTGGCGCATCCGTTTCCGGCCCAACCGGGAACTGCTGCTAAGCGGCAGCAACCCGATCTCCCTGCTCAATGAACTGCGGGCCCTGGGTGCCTGCCATGTGGTGGCCCAGCTGGGCGATGTCCCCGTCCTTGACGGGCTGATAAGCGAGCACTGCTATATTTACTGGGATATTATCCTGACCGGCGACCGTGGCGAGGACGCCATCCGGGACGTCTTCATCTTTGTCGAGGATGACTGCGAAATCAAGATCGAGCAGATTGACGGCGGCGATTTTGCCGACCAGGACCAGAGTTACAAAAGACTGGGAGAGATTCTGGTGGAGCGGGGCGACCTGCAGCCGGGCGAGGCGGAGAAGATTTTGCGGCAGCAGAAACGCTTGGGCGAACTGCTGGTGGACCAGGGCGTGGTGGCGCCGGAAAAGGTGGAGTCGGCCCTGGTGGAACAGCAGCAGGTCAAGGCGGCGCGCCAGGAACGAGCAGCCGGCGATGCGGCGGCCAGCATCCGGGTGCCGGCGGAGCGGCTTGATCAGCTGGTGAACCTGGTGGGCGAGATGGTGACGGTGCAGGCCCATCTGACCCAGGTCGCCAATGTCTTGAAAGACGCCACCTTTATTGCCATCGCCGAAGAGGTGGAGCGGTTGACCAACGAACTGCGCGACACGGCCCTGAACATCCGCATGCTGCCCATCGGCAGCACCTTCAGCAAATTCAAGCGGCTGGTGCGGGATCTGTCCGGAGAGCTGGGCAAGGAAATCGAGATGGAAACCTTCGGCGCCGAAACCGAGCTCGACAAGACCGTTATTGAAAAACTGAACGACCCCCTGGTGCACATCATCAGAAACAGCATCGATCACGGCATCGAAATGCCCGCAGACCGGCTTGCCGCCGGCAAACCGTCATCCGGCACCGTCAGTCTCGGGGCCGAACACTCCGGCGATTCGGTCCTGATCACCATCCGTGACGACGGCAAGGGCCTTGACCCGGAGATCATCCGCGCCAAGGCGGTGGAAAAGGGGCTCATTGCCGCCCATGCCGAGCTGACGGACAAGGAGATATTCGCCCAGATATTCGCCCCGGGTTTTTCCACCGCCGACAAGGTGACCAGTGTTTCCGGGCGCGGGGTGGGCATGGATGTGGTCAAACGCGGCATCGAGGGTCTGCGGGGCTCGATCAGTGTCGACAGCCTGCTCGGCACGGGCACCACCATTACCCTGAAGATTCCGCTGACGCTCGCCATCATCGAGAGCCTGCTGGTTAAGATCGGCGACAGCCATTTTGTCCTGCCGCTGGCCGCGGTGGAGGAGTGCGTGGAGCTGTCCCGGGAGGATGTGGCGGCGGGGCATGGCCGCAATCTGGCCCGGGTGCGGGGCAATCTCACCCCCTATATCTGCCTGCGGGACCAGTTCACGGTGGCGGGCGAGCGTCCCGAGATCGAGCAGGTCGTCATTGTCTCGGTGCATGGGACGCGGGTGGGGTTCGTGGTGGATTTCGTGGTGGGCGAACATCAGACCGTCATCAAGCCGCTGGGCCGTTTTTATCAGCATGTCAAGGGCATCTCCGGCGCCACCATCCTGGGCGACGGCTCCGTGGCGCTCATTCTCGACCCGGGCGTCCTGGCCAGGGACGCGGAAAATATCGAACACGATCAGATCTAG
- a CDS encoding IS200/IS605 family transposase produces MNDIQSLSHTRWDCKYHVVWIPKCRRKVLYGQLRKNLGEVFHELARQKESKVVEGHLLPDHVHMLISIPPKYSVAQVVGYIKGKSAIHIARIYLGQRKNFNGMHFWARGYFVSTVGADEEVVRNYIKKQEKEDQRIEQLSLFKEGVK; encoded by the coding sequence ATGAACGACATACAATCTTTAAGTCACACGAGGTGGGATTGCAAGTACCATGTGGTATGGATACCGAAATGCCGGCGGAAAGTACTTTATGGGCAACTACGGAAGAATCTGGGGGAGGTTTTTCATGAACTTGCTCGTCAGAAGGAGAGCAAGGTGGTGGAAGGGCATTTGCTCCCAGATCATGTCCACATGCTGATATCGATACCACCGAAATATTCGGTAGCACAAGTAGTTGGATACATAAAGGGGAAAAGTGCAATTCACATCGCTCGGATTTACCTTGGACAGCGGAAGAATTTCAACGGAATGCATTTCTGGGCACGAGGATATTTTGTGTCAACAGTAGGCGCCGATGAAGAGGTCGTCCGGAACTATATCAAAAAGCAAGAAAAGGAAGACCAGCGTATCGAGCAATTATCGTTATTTAAGGAGGGTGTAAAATAG